One window from the genome of Spirosoma rhododendri encodes:
- a CDS encoding DUF2147 domain-containing protein, with protein MLLLINIRLVQLTLLFLLLAIPISGRSSVDRTGDRILGRWLFPTKGSSVDVFRIGDRYFARVAEVDHAGQKNYGLAKDKIIITNLAFDGENWSNGEMIHPKTGTHLDVELTMENPQALTVTIYKGIKFLHKRFVMTRVG; from the coding sequence ATGCTGCTGCTTATCAACATCCGTTTAGTTCAGCTTACGCTGCTCTTTCTGTTACTGGCCATCCCCATCTCCGGCCGCTCGTCGGTCGACCGTACCGGTGATCGGATTCTGGGTCGGTGGCTTTTTCCAACGAAAGGCTCCAGCGTAGATGTGTTTCGGATCGGTGACCGCTACTTCGCCCGTGTTGCGGAAGTCGATCACGCCGGGCAGAAAAACTACGGCCTGGCGAAAGACAAGATCATCATTACCAACCTTGCGTTCGACGGCGAGAACTGGTCGAATGGTGAAATGATTCACCCCAAGACAGGCACGCATCTGGACGTCGAACTGACGATGGAAAACCCGCAGGCGCTGACGGTGACTATCTACAAAGGCATCAAATTTCTCCACAAGCGGTTTGTAATGACCCGGGTGGGGTAA
- the aroB gene encoding 3-dehydroquinate synthase: MSQVSIAPLAESLPAFLESADYSAITLIADNHTYRHCYPLVKPLLPKHTVIRIKAGEEQKNLATCEQIWHTLTRANVDRHALVLNLGGGVIGDMGGFCAATYKRGIAFVQLPTTLLSQVDASVGGKLGIDFQGFKNHIGIFQLPDAVLIDAAFLKTLPERELRSGFAEVIKHCLIADAAMWNTIRVRDLDEQDWPALIRHSVAVKEKIVLEDPREQSVRKTLNFGHTLGHAVETYFLTKPGKTSQRLLHGEAIAVGMIAEAYIAWKKQLIDESLLSQIEEYLFAVYGRVRIAPADIEPILNLTLQDKKNRNSQVRMALPDGPGHCAYDVPVTAVEMRRALAFYNGEEAV; the protein is encoded by the coding sequence ATGTCTCAAGTATCTATTGCGCCACTAGCAGAAAGCCTGCCTGCTTTTCTGGAATCTGCTGATTATTCAGCCATTACGCTCATCGCCGACAATCATACATACCGGCACTGCTATCCGCTGGTAAAACCGCTGCTGCCGAAGCACACCGTAATTCGGATCAAAGCCGGGGAGGAGCAAAAAAATCTGGCTACCTGCGAACAGATCTGGCACACCCTGACCCGTGCCAATGTCGACCGGCATGCGCTGGTGCTAAATCTGGGTGGGGGAGTTATCGGTGATATGGGCGGGTTCTGCGCAGCCACTTACAAGCGGGGAATTGCCTTTGTACAGCTCCCAACCACGCTGCTGTCGCAGGTTGATGCCAGTGTAGGCGGCAAACTCGGTATCGATTTTCAGGGCTTCAAAAACCATATCGGCATTTTTCAATTGCCCGACGCCGTGCTGATTGATGCGGCTTTCCTGAAAACCCTGCCCGAACGCGAACTGCGCTCTGGTTTTGCCGAAGTCATCAAGCACTGCCTGATCGCCGATGCCGCCATGTGGAACACCATCCGGGTGCGGGATCTAGACGAGCAGGACTGGCCCGCGCTTATTCGGCATTCCGTAGCGGTGAAGGAAAAAATCGTTCTGGAAGACCCGCGCGAACAAAGTGTACGCAAAACGCTCAACTTCGGCCATACGCTGGGCCATGCGGTCGAAACGTATTTCCTGACCAAACCCGGTAAGACCAGTCAGCGGCTGCTGCACGGCGAAGCCATCGCCGTTGGTATGATAGCGGAAGCGTATATCGCCTGGAAAAAGCAGTTAATTGACGAATCGCTGCTCAGCCAAATCGAAGAATATCTATTCGCCGTATATGGTCGGGTACGGATTGCGCCCGCCGATATCGAGCCGATTCTGAATCTGACGTTGCAGGACAAAAAAAACCGGAACAGTCAGGTTCGGATGGCCCTGCCCGACGGCCCCGGTCACTGCGCGTACGACGTGCCGGTTACCGCTGTCGAGATGCGCCGGGCGCTGGCGTTTTACAACGGGGAAGAAGCTGTGTAG
- a CDS encoding DUF4136 domain-containing protein yields MKTCIGVLFTLAVLTMASCSPSRLFVEHDYSYEGHFKNYESFNFLECEFVDSTLLCSDIQDAIRHQMEARGYRVSNRSPNLLISYNIFRSDLRFRGYQQPVIKDWVVREDDDATYKRIDYNLDEGTLMISLIDAESYQVIWKGYASKMMRNQNFKNNYFKGIVRSIFDQYPLMATVK; encoded by the coding sequence ATGAAGACCTGCATTGGAGTCCTCTTTACCCTGGCCGTATTGACAATGGCGAGTTGTTCGCCCAGCCGGTTGTTTGTCGAACACGATTACAGTTATGAGGGGCACTTCAAAAACTACGAGTCGTTCAATTTTCTGGAGTGTGAGTTTGTCGATTCAACGCTGCTCTGTTCCGATATTCAGGATGCCATTCGTCACCAGATGGAAGCGCGTGGCTACCGGGTCAGTAACCGGAGCCCGAATCTGCTGATCTCGTACAACATCTTCCGGTCCGATCTGCGGTTTCGGGGGTATCAACAACCGGTTATCAAAGACTGGGTAGTTCGGGAAGACGACGATGCGACGTACAAGCGGATCGACTACAACCTTGACGAAGGCACGCTGATGATTTCGCTGATCGACGCCGAATCGTACCAAGTGATCTGGAAAGGATATGCGTCGAAGATGATGCGCAATCAGAATTTCAAGAATAACTACTTCAAAGGGATCGTCCGCTCGATCTTCGATCAGTACCCGCTGATGGCGACAGTGAAGTAA
- a CDS encoding phage holin family protein has translation MNFILHLLLDAAVIFGLAYLMPQIDVKNFGTALLIAFLLAVLNYFVGWIIRVPLDLVTFFLLSGLVRLVVTALMLKLIDKFMDSFTIAGFWPALVIAVAVAVAGSLIDRSAPSEEMVKSGYVVMEHAKIWLAA, from the coding sequence ATGAACTTTATTCTCCATTTGCTGCTGGATGCAGCCGTCATTTTCGGGTTGGCCTACCTGATGCCCCAGATCGATGTCAAAAACTTCGGTACGGCACTGTTGATCGCTTTTCTGCTGGCGGTACTCAATTACTTTGTTGGCTGGATCATTCGCGTACCCCTTGATCTCGTTACCTTTTTCCTGCTGAGCGGACTGGTCAGGTTGGTGGTAACGGCCCTGATGCTCAAACTGATCGACAAGTTTATGGACAGCTTTACCATCGCCGGGTTCTGGCCTGCGCTGGTTATCGCCGTTGCTGTCGCCGTGGCTGGTTCGCTGATCGATCGGTCGGCACCGTCGGAGGAAATGGTTAAGTCGGGTTATGTAGTGATGGAACATGCTAAGATCTGGCTCGCTGCCTGA
- the gldA gene encoding gliding motility-associated ABC transporter ATP-binding subunit GldA, producing the protein MSIRVLDLSKVYSQSGSQPQRAVDAISFSAQPGEIVGFLGPNGAGKSTTMKIATGYLPPTTGTVEVNGFDVRTQSMDVRRSVGYLPEHNPLYLDLYVKEYLRFAGSLHGLSGGELSRRIVDIIERVGLGREQHKRIGQLSKGYRQRVGLAQAMLHNPPVLILDEPTTGLDPNQLTEIRQVIRDAGRDKTVLFSTHIMQEVEALCDRVIIINRGQIVADSPLSQLRASAGGGLAESTIVVAEFERELPNPDVLTLPGVTAVESLGNGLYRLTASANTDLRSAVFRLAADQNLTLVGLRQQETSLEGIFKSLTQ; encoded by the coding sequence ATGTCGATCCGGGTTCTGGACCTGAGCAAAGTATATTCCCAGTCGGGCAGTCAGCCGCAGCGGGCCGTCGATGCGATTTCGTTTTCGGCGCAGCCCGGCGAAATCGTTGGCTTTCTGGGGCCCAATGGCGCGGGCAAATCCACGACGATGAAGATCGCGACCGGCTATCTTCCCCCCACCACTGGCACAGTCGAGGTCAACGGCTTCGACGTCCGAACGCAGTCGATGGACGTGCGCCGGAGTGTCGGGTATCTGCCGGAACACAACCCGCTTTACCTCGACCTGTACGTAAAAGAGTACCTGCGGTTTGCTGGTTCGCTACACGGCCTGTCGGGTGGTGAACTGAGCCGCCGAATCGTCGATATTATCGAGCGGGTCGGGCTCGGGCGTGAGCAGCATAAACGCATCGGCCAGTTGTCGAAAGGGTACCGGCAACGGGTTGGGCTGGCGCAGGCCATGTTACACAACCCGCCCGTACTGATTCTGGACGAACCAACGACCGGCCTCGACCCCAATCAGCTGACCGAAATCAGGCAGGTAATCCGCGACGCCGGGCGCGACAAAACGGTGCTGTTTTCGACGCATATCATGCAGGAAGTCGAAGCCCTGTGCGACCGGGTTATCATCATCAACCGGGGGCAGATTGTAGCCGACAGTCCGCTAAGTCAGTTGCGTGCGTCGGCCGGAGGTGGTCTGGCCGAATCGACCATCGTAGTCGCGGAATTTGAACGGGAACTACCCAATCCCGATGTGTTGACGTTGCCGGGCGTAACGGCGGTCGAATCGCTGGGCAATGGGTTGTACCGCCTGACCGCTTCGGCAAACACCGATCTGCGATCGGCGGTGTTTCGGCTGGCCGCCGATCAGAACCTGACGCTGGTAGGGCTTCGTCAGCAGGAAACTTCGCTGGAAGGTATTTTCAAGTCGCTCACGCAGTAA
- a CDS encoding zinc metallopeptidase, producing the protein MIVIFGLSAFVSWRLKSKFNEYSQIGLSNGLSGAEIAQQMLNENGIYDVRVVSTEGMLTDNYNPQEKTVNLSNDVYYGRSVAAAAVAAHECGHAVQHQQAYAPLKLRSALVPALTISSQYMQWIILAGIFLLNTTPIPLIIGVSLFALTTLFSFVTLPVEFDASRRALAWIQTRNVVNQREYGMAKDALWWAAMTYVVAALGSLATLLYYASLLSGGRRSD; encoded by the coding sequence ATGATCGTAATCTTCGGCCTCAGCGCGTTTGTCAGCTGGCGTTTGAAGAGTAAGTTCAACGAATATTCGCAGATTGGCCTTAGCAACGGCTTGAGTGGAGCAGAGATTGCTCAGCAGATGCTGAACGAAAACGGCATCTACGACGTGCGGGTTGTGTCGACGGAGGGTATGCTGACCGACAACTATAACCCACAGGAAAAGACCGTTAACCTGAGCAACGACGTTTATTACGGGCGGAGCGTAGCAGCGGCAGCCGTAGCGGCTCACGAATGCGGCCACGCGGTGCAGCACCAGCAGGCGTATGCCCCGTTGAAACTGCGGTCGGCGTTGGTACCGGCCCTGACGATTTCATCGCAGTATATGCAGTGGATTATTCTGGCGGGTATTTTCCTGCTAAACACAACGCCTATCCCGCTGATTATTGGCGTCAGTCTGTTTGCGCTGACGACCCTGTTCAGTTTCGTAACGTTGCCCGTTGAGTTCGACGCAAGCCGCCGGGCACTGGCCTGGATTCAGACCCGCAACGTGGTCAATCAGCGTGAATACGGTATGGCGAAAGATGCCCTGTGGTGGGCCGCGATGACTTACGTCGTTGCCGCACTAGGCTCGCTTGCCACGCTGCTCTACTACGCCAGCCTGCTATCGGGCGGTCGTCGTAGCGACTAA
- a CDS encoding amino acid permease encodes MSLFRKKTVSQILTDAEKGEAGTMVKTLGVRDLTSFGIAAIIGAGIFSTIGLASYNGGPAVSLLFVFTAIACVFTALSYAQFASTVPVSGSAYTYAYVAFGEIFAWVIGWALILEYAVSNMVVAISWSEYFTSMLAGFGILFPKYLAIDYGSASRAYDLVQQTTQAGKAVSTLPDNTRVLADAFAAAPSIGGLKLIANLPAGAVTVLITALVYIGIKESRTASNILVILKLAVIGLVIAVGAFYVKPANWSPFAPNGISGVLSGVASVFFAFIGFDSISTTAEECKNPQRDLPRAMLYCLGICTILYVLITLVLTGMVNYKELGVSDPLAYVFQKVQLDFVAGVISVSAVVAITSALLVYQLGQPRIWMTMSRDGLLWKRFATIHPKFKTPSFATIITGILVAVPSMFMDLKFFVDLTSVGTFFAFILVCAGILFLDAKGLSTQSKFKVPYVNGKYIIGLVLLVVLTESLLNSHHLLETLEAKPLLGVFWLVWAVLAVMGYQRNFSLLPVIGILTNLYLMTELGASNWLIFVIWLVIGLVIYFSYGFRHSKLAQSEAVSA; translated from the coding sequence ATGTCTCTTTTCAGAAAAAAAACTGTTTCCCAGATCCTGACAGACGCCGAGAAAGGGGAAGCAGGTACGATGGTCAAGACGCTCGGCGTTCGTGACCTGACCTCGTTCGGTATTGCCGCCATCATCGGAGCCGGTATCTTCAGCACCATCGGTCTGGCCAGTTACAACGGTGGTCCGGCGGTGTCGCTGCTGTTTGTGTTCACGGCGATCGCCTGCGTATTTACGGCCCTGAGTTACGCGCAGTTCGCCAGCACAGTACCTGTCAGCGGTAGTGCGTACACATACGCGTATGTAGCCTTCGGCGAAATCTTCGCCTGGGTGATCGGCTGGGCGCTGATTCTCGAATACGCCGTCAGTAACATGGTCGTCGCGATTTCATGGTCGGAATATTTTACGTCGATGCTGGCGGGTTTCGGCATCCTGTTTCCCAAATATTTAGCCATCGACTACGGGTCGGCATCGCGTGCTTACGACCTGGTGCAGCAAACCACACAAGCCGGGAAAGCCGTGTCGACGTTACCCGACAATACGCGTGTGCTGGCCGATGCCTTTGCCGCAGCCCCATCGATTGGTGGGCTGAAACTGATTGCCAACCTGCCCGCCGGGGCCGTGACGGTGCTGATTACGGCACTGGTATACATCGGTATCAAAGAGTCCAGAACCGCCAGTAATATTCTGGTTATTCTGAAACTGGCCGTGATCGGACTGGTGATTGCCGTTGGCGCGTTCTACGTCAAACCCGCCAACTGGTCGCCTTTTGCACCAAATGGCATTTCGGGGGTACTGAGTGGAGTAGCGTCGGTGTTTTTCGCGTTTATCGGCTTCGACTCCATCTCGACTACGGCCGAAGAGTGCAAGAACCCGCAGCGCGACCTGCCCCGCGCCATGCTGTACTGCCTTGGTATCTGTACAATTCTATACGTGCTGATTACGCTGGTACTAACGGGGATGGTCAATTATAAGGAACTTGGTGTCAGCGATCCGCTGGCGTATGTATTTCAGAAGGTACAGCTCGACTTCGTAGCGGGAGTTATCTCGGTCAGTGCCGTCGTCGCCATTACGAGTGCGCTGCTGGTGTATCAACTGGGGCAGCCGCGCATCTGGATGACCATGAGCCGCGACGGCCTGCTCTGGAAGCGTTTCGCCACGATTCACCCCAAATTCAAAACACCGTCGTTTGCTACCATCATCACCGGGATTCTGGTCGCCGTGCCGTCGATGTTTATGGATTTGAAGTTCTTCGTTGACCTGACCAGCGTGGGTACGTTCTTCGCTTTTATCCTGGTCTGTGCTGGTATCCTGTTTCTCGACGCGAAAGGGCTATCGACCCAGTCGAAATTCAAGGTTCCGTATGTCAACGGCAAGTACATCATTGGGCTGGTTCTGCTCGTCGTGCTGACCGAATCACTGCTCAATAGCCATCATCTGCTCGAAACGCTGGAAGCAAAACCACTGCTGGGTGTGTTCTGGCTCGTGTGGGCGGTACTGGCGGTGATGGGCTATCAGCGCAATTTCTCGCTGTTGCCCGTGATCGGCATCCTGACCAACCTGTACCTAATGACCGAACTCGGTGCCAGCAACTGGCTGATTTTTGTAATCTGGCTCGTAATCGGTCTGGTTATCTACTTCTCCTACGGCTTCCGCCACAGCAAGCTGGCACAATCAGAAGCCGTTTCTGCGTAG
- a CDS encoding beta strand repeat-containing protein gives MSAVGGGTNAQFTSNPNGPAGTGIDVATNYSFTLFTAAEALPATSVSARNDFGTMTVTFSQPVTNPVLDFVGLGGTYGTEGFSTEFTLTSVGGPASVALSKLSGSSELVVSGNQINNQGSGGTLAAACGTGGACGSVLVTGTNITSLTFRVYLRGDGKGTAYTGTGVYTGDRWLLGVSLQSPFSLSGTVFDDANGLTNNTIDGTPINTTAGSTPSTPLYAYLTDASSATATILASTIVSNSGTYSFSAANANPRVILSTTPPGSLTLAPAASLPANWTTIAEGTATGGDGTPDGTTSLTLTTASPTANNVNFAIDQIPSGSNYTAANQLNPGGTNTVNVPTAAFTGTDPEDGTYAQGLSGRRVGLGPATNGTLYYNGTAVTSSIIISSFNPSLVTLDPADGVVTATFPYTVYDNALVPSATSNTISMPFSIGISGTVFDDANGLTDNLINGTATNAGGLFAILTNAASTSVLANAVVSTNGTYSFTGLAANTYSIRLSTTSAVVGSTPPAVSLPANWTATGEGTAAAGDGTPNGVTSVTLTTTSITNANFGLDQLPTPTSSALAAQANPGGTNGVSISPASFTGTDPDGTVASIRYTAFPTNTTSLTIGATVYTSANFPAGGVTVATGTTIAIDPVDGAVTAVIPFRVIDNAGQESTTTGTVSVPFTTLTLSGTVFDDANGLTDNTINGTGTNAGGLFAILTDAATGNVIANTPVASTGAYSFSALNGGSYSVRLSTTSATIGTTAPAPAAPANWVFTGEGTAAAGDGTPNGVTSVTLTTANLSGVNFGLDQLPTPTSATLVSQANPGGTNGVSIPPASFTGTDPDGTVASIRYTAFPTNTTSLTIGTTAYTSANFPAGGVTAVTGTTVRLDPVDGAVTAVIPFRVIDNAGQEGTTTGSVSVPFTTLTLSGTVFDDANGLTDNTINGTGTNAGGSSPS, from the coding sequence ATGTCAGCCGTTGGTGGTGGTACAAACGCCCAATTCACGTCTAATCCAAATGGACCGGCCGGAACGGGTATCGATGTAGCCACTAACTACAGCTTCACTCTATTTACAGCCGCTGAAGCGCTGCCAGCGACCAGCGTCTCAGCACGAAATGATTTCGGCACGATGACTGTCACATTCAGCCAGCCAGTTACCAACCCGGTACTGGACTTTGTTGGTCTTGGTGGCACGTATGGAACCGAAGGATTTTCTACCGAATTTACGTTAACGTCAGTTGGTGGCCCGGCCAGCGTTGCGCTCAGCAAGTTATCTGGTTCTAGCGAACTTGTTGTTTCCGGCAATCAGATTAATAATCAGGGCTCGGGGGGAACACTAGCCGCAGCGTGTGGTACAGGAGGAGCCTGCGGTAGTGTGTTGGTTACAGGTACTAATATTACCTCACTTACATTTAGAGTTTACCTGCGCGGGGATGGTAAAGGAACTGCCTACACAGGCACAGGCGTATACACTGGCGACCGCTGGCTACTGGGCGTGTCGCTCCAGTCGCCGTTTTCATTGTCGGGCACGGTATTCGATGACGCCAACGGCTTAACGAACAATACCATTGATGGAACGCCAATCAATACAACGGCTGGTTCCACACCCAGCACGCCCCTGTATGCTTACTTGACCGATGCCAGCAGTGCTACAGCAACGATTCTGGCCAGCACAATTGTCAGCAACTCCGGGACGTACAGTTTCAGCGCAGCCAACGCCAATCCCAGAGTTATCCTCAGCACTACTCCACCGGGTAGCCTGACACTAGCTCCGGCAGCTTCCTTACCAGCAAACTGGACCACTATTGCCGAAGGTACCGCTACAGGGGGCGATGGTACGCCCGACGGAACAACGTCGCTAACACTAACCACGGCCAGCCCAACAGCCAATAATGTCAATTTTGCCATTGATCAAATCCCCAGCGGCTCCAACTATACAGCAGCTAATCAGCTTAATCCGGGCGGCACAAACACAGTAAACGTACCAACGGCTGCTTTTACAGGAACTGATCCTGAAGATGGCACTTATGCACAGGGTTTGTCTGGACGCCGGGTGGGCTTAGGTCCTGCGACTAACGGTACGCTTTACTACAATGGTACAGCCGTTACCAGTAGTATAATCATCAGTAGCTTTAACCCATCGCTGGTTACACTGGATCCGGCCGATGGAGTTGTTACGGCGACGTTTCCATACACGGTGTATGATAACGCGCTGGTTCCGAGCGCTACATCGAACACGATTAGCATGCCATTTTCTATTGGCATTTCAGGTACGGTCTTCGATGATGCCAACGGACTCACCGATAACCTCATCAACGGCACAGCCACCAACGCAGGTGGTCTTTTTGCGATTCTTACCAATGCCGCGTCAACATCAGTACTAGCAAACGCCGTTGTTAGCACCAATGGTACGTATAGTTTTACAGGGCTCGCAGCGAATACTTACTCCATTCGTTTAAGTACCACATCTGCCGTTGTAGGATCGACCCCGCCCGCCGTTAGCCTGCCCGCCAACTGGACAGCTACCGGGGAGGGCACCGCAGCCGCTGGCGACGGTACGCCCAACGGGGTCACCTCGGTCACGCTGACGACAACCAGCATTACAAACGCTAATTTCGGTCTCGACCAGTTACCCACGCCTACTTCTTCGGCGCTAGCCGCGCAGGCCAACCCCGGCGGTACCAATGGGGTGAGTATCTCCCCCGCCAGCTTCACCGGCACCGATCCTGACGGCACTGTAGCCAGCATCCGCTATACCGCCTTCCCCACCAATACCACCAGCCTAACCATCGGCGCTACAGTATACACGTCAGCCAACTTCCCGGCGGGCGGTGTCACCGTCGCCACCGGAACCACGATCGCCATTGACCCGGTTGACGGCGCCGTGACAGCGGTGATCCCTTTCCGGGTCATCGACAATGCCGGCCAGGAAAGCACCACCACCGGTACCGTCTCGGTACCATTCACTACGCTCACTCTGTCGGGTACTGTCTTTGATGACGCCAACGGCCTGACCGACAACACCATCAACGGCACGGGTACCAACGCGGGCGGGCTCTTCGCTATCCTGACCGATGCCGCCACAGGCAACGTGATCGCCAACACCCCCGTAGCCAGCACCGGTGCTTACAGCTTCTCGGCCCTCAACGGGGGCAGCTACAGCGTGCGGCTCAGCACCACCTCGGCCACCATCGGTACCACCGCCCCGGCCCCCGCGGCCCCGGCCAACTGGGTATTCACCGGCGAGGGCACCGCAGCCGCCGGTGATGGCACGCCTAATGGTGTCACTTCGGTCACGCTAACCACGGCCAACCTCAGTGGCGTCAACTTTGGTCTCGACCAGTTGCCCACCCCCACCTCGGCCACCCTGGTCTCGCAGGCCAACCCCGGCGGCACCAACGGGGTGAGTATCCCCCCCGCCAGCTTCACCGGCACCGACCCCGATGGCACCGTAGCCAGCATCCGCTATACCGCCTTCCCCACCAATACCACCAGCCTCACCATTGGCACTACGGCCTACACCTCGGCCAACTTTCCGGCCGGGGGCGTCACGGCGGTGACGGGCACGACGGTACGTCTTGACCCGGTTGACGGCGCCGTGACAGCGGTGATCCCTTTCCGGGTCATCGACAATGCCGGCCAGGAGGGCACCACCACCGGATCGGTGAGCGTGCCTTTCACTACGCTCACCCTATCAGGTACCGTCTTCGATGACGCCAACGGCCTGACCGACAACACCATCAATGGCACGGGTACCAACGCGGGGGGCTCTTCGCCATCCTGA
- a CDS encoding class I SAM-dependent methyltransferase, translated as MYRLLILLVTTLSACGQGSSQQQPAQTTRADTVYQYQDASRDGTGKFYKGREIAQVMGHLGASWLERPEREQEERTDLLLKALQLKPTDVVADIGAGTGFFSFLMAPKVSQGRVLAVDIQPEMIEYLNEGRAKRKATNVQPILGTESNPKLPSNSIDLAIMIDAYHEFSYPREMMQHLADALKPGGRIVLVEYRAEDPAVPIKPLHKLSIAQASNELKAVGLRLLKTDERLPQQHILFFGK; from the coding sequence ATGTACCGGCTCCTCATTCTTCTTGTCACTACCCTTTCGGCCTGCGGACAGGGCTCGTCGCAGCAGCAGCCCGCCCAGACAACGCGCGCAGACACGGTCTATCAGTATCAGGATGCGAGCCGCGACGGAACAGGCAAGTTCTACAAGGGACGGGAGATTGCGCAGGTAATGGGGCACCTCGGCGCGTCGTGGCTCGAACGGCCGGAGCGCGAACAGGAAGAACGCACTGACCTGTTGTTGAAAGCCCTGCAACTCAAACCAACCGACGTAGTGGCCGACATTGGTGCTGGCACCGGATTTTTCTCGTTTCTGATGGCCCCGAAAGTATCGCAGGGCCGTGTGCTAGCCGTCGATATCCAGCCGGAAATGATTGAGTACCTGAACGAAGGACGAGCGAAACGCAAGGCTACCAACGTACAGCCGATTCTGGGAACAGAAAGTAACCCTAAACTGCCGTCCAACAGCATTGATCTGGCCATTATGATCGATGCCTACCACGAGTTTTCGTATCCCCGTGAGATGATGCAGCACCTTGCCGATGCGCTGAAGCCGGGCGGACGAATTGTGTTGGTGGAGTACCGGGCCGAGGACCCCGCCGTACCGATCAAACCCCTGCACAAACTGAGTATCGCGCAGGCATCAAACGAACTGAAAGCGGTAGGACTACGGCTACTAAAAACCGACGAGCGACTACCACAGCAGCATATTCTATTTTTCGGGAAGTAG